The genome window TTGACCATGCTGACCGCCGCCAGGCCCACCACATCGACCACCAGGCGAAAGTAGGCGCGGTCGTCGCGCAAGTCGCCGTACAGGGGCAGCAACGGCATCATGTCGACCAGGTGCAGCGGATACGGTGAATAAAACTGCGGCGACAGGTTCAGGCGCAGGCGCAGGGCATGGCTGCCGCAGCGGCGCAGGGGAATCATCATGACAGGGCGCGGGCGCGCGCCGTGGCCGGGGTGGTGCGTGGAACTCATCTCATCCTTCCTCGAACAGGTGGGTGCGCGGCATCAGATGAAGCGCGGGCACAGCTGCTGGAACAGCCGTTCGCAAGCCTGTTCCAGCGACAGCGTGCTGGTATCGAGCGTCAGCGCCGGCGCCAGCGGTGCTTCGTAGGGCGCCGAGATGCCCGTAAATGCCGGGATCAGTCCGGCCCGCGCTTTTTTGTACAGTCCCTTGGGATCGCGTTCCTCGCACAGCGCGCATGGCGTGCTGATGTAGGCTTCGATAAAGTCGTCGCCGCCGATGATCTGGCGCGCCATTTCGCGGTCGCTGCGCAGCGGCGAGATGAAGGCGCAGATGACCATCATGCCGGCGTCGTTCATCAGCCTGGCCACGACGGCGCCGCGGCGGATGTTTTCCTGGCGGTCGCGCGGAGAAAAGCCCAGGTCGCCATTCAGGTGGTGCCGCATATTGTCGCCGTCGAGCACGCAGCTCAGGCGGCCCTGCGCCAGCAGCCGCCTTTCCAGCGCGTACGCCAGCGTCGACTTGCCTGCGCCGCTCAGGCCGGTCAGCCACAGCGTCGCGGCCCGCTGGCCGGCCATCAGCCCTCGTTGTTCCTTGTCGATATGGCCCGCATGCGGGAAGATGTGATGCGCTCCGCCGCCCGCAGCGGCGATCTGTTCCAGTTTACCCACGTGCGCCACTCCCCCGTTGCCGGCTCAAAACTGTTCCCATTCGATTTCGCTGGGCTTGGCGGCGGCCGGACGGGCCGGCTTCGCCGTGGCGGGCGGGCGCCGCGCCGCCAGCGGCGGTGGCGGACGGTGGACCACGCGCAGTCCCGCCTCGCGGCCGCCTGCCATATTTCCTACGCGGAAGACGCTGACCACGTCGTTCAGGCTGTTGACCTGTTCCTGCATCGCTTGCGCGGCGGCGGCGGCTTCCTCGACCAGCGCCGCATTTTGCTGCGTCACATTGTCCATTTGCGTCACGGCCATATTGATTTGCTCGATGCCGGCCGATTGCTCCTGGCTGGCGGACATCATTTCAGACATGATGCCGGTGACGCGCCGCACGCTGGCGACCACTTCGTGCATGGTCGATCCGGCCTGTTCCACCAGCCGGTTGCCGGCCTGGACCTTGTCGACCGAGTCGCCGATCAAGTCCTTGATTTCCCTGGCGGCGGCGGCCGAGCGCTGCGCCAGGTTGCGCACTTCGGTGGCCACCACGGCAAAGCCGCGCCCCTGTTCTCCGGCGCGGGCCGCCTCGACGGCCGCGTTCAGCGCCAGGATGTTCGTCTGGAAGGCGATGCCGTCGATGACGGCGATGATGTCGACGATCTTGCGCGCCGAGACATCGATGGCCGCCATGGTGTCGACCACCTGCGCCACCACGGCGCCGCCCTTGGTGGCGACATCGGAGGCCGATTCGGCCAGCCCGTTGGCCTGGCGCGCATGGTCGGTGTTGATGCGCACGGTGCTGGTCAGTTCTTCCATGGACGAAGCGGTTTGCTCCAGCGTGCTGGCCTGCTGCTCCGTGCGCGAAGACAAGTCCAGGTTGCCCATGGCGATTTGTCCCGCCGCCGTGGCGATGGTTTCGGTGCTGGCGTGCACTTGCTGGACGATTTGCGCCAGGCTGTCGCGCATCGATTGCATGGCGTACAGCAGGCTGTGCGTGTCGCCGGCGCGGGTATGGATGGGCACGGCCAGGTTGCCGCTGGCGATCTGTCCGGCGATCGCCGCCGCTTCGTCGGGTTCGCAACCGAGTTGGCGCGTCACGCCGCGCGTGATCAGCACGGCGGCCAGCAGGCTGGTGAGCAGCGCCAGCGAGCCGATGCTCAGCATCACCAGGCGCGCCTGGCTGTAGGCGGCCTCGGCGATGATGGAAGCCTCGTTGTTCTGCTTTTCCTCGACGGCGATCAAGGAGCGCAGCAATTCCCACCAGCGCTTTTGCACGGGGCGGAATTCATAACGCAGCAGCTTGTAGGCGTCGTCCTGCTTCTGGTCCAGCGCCAGCGCGGCGGCCCGCTGGATGAAGGGGGCCGCCAGCTCGCTTTGCGTGCGGATCTGTTCGAGCAGGCTTTTTTCTTCGTTCGACGTGCCCCCCAGGCTGCCGAACATCGCCCCCAGCTTTTGCTGGGCGGCGGCGTATTTTTTTTCCTGGTCCGCGATGCGCGCGACCTCGATCTGGATTTCCTTCTCTTCTTTCAGCAAAATCAGATTGCGCAGCGCCAGCGCCCGCTCGGTTACTGTCAAGTCCATAGTCTGAGCGAGCCTGGTTTCGACGTCGTTGACCTTGGTTGCTTCATCCATGCGGTCCTGGATTTGCCGCATGCTGGTCAGTCCCAGCGCGATGACCAGCAACAGGAACAGGGCGACCAGGCCAAAGCCCAGGCCGAGCCGCTTGGCTATGGTTAAGTTCAGAAATCTCATGCTGCCTCCTTAAGGCTGTGCTTGCTGTTTCGCATAAGCTAATGCGGATTTATCGCGAAGCACTCAGCGATCATAGTGATTGCGGGCAGACGGAATGTCACACAAAGTCACTTTCAGCATTTGAGCAACAGTAGAAATTTACTTGAGGCAACAGTTCCAATTTGAGTTAAATGACGCGCCCTCGTTGGCGCCACTACTGGGGCGGAGCGTGACTTGTATCAAGAATGAAAAATTTTCATGCCACATTGCGCTCATGATTTCACCTTTCACGTCGTTATAGCTGTGTCTGCCTGGCACCTGAAGCGGCGTGTATCCCACGTCTGGCTGAAAGTGGGCTAGCTTGACGATTGATTGTTGTCAAAAACTGAAAGTTATGAATATCTCACCCATACACCACCACTCGTTTAGCAAGGCATAACGACCATGACCTCCGTCTCCCCGATCCCGAGCTGGAATCCAAGCCCGTCCCGCACGCTAGCCGCTACGGCAAGCGGGGTGGACACGCCCTCATCCCCGGCGCCGTCCCCTTCCGCCATCGTCGCCTTCGGCGGCCCGCCGGCCGTGTCATCTCTCGTGCCTTCGCCGATGGTGTGGGAAAGCGCGCCGCGCGACAAGGTGAGCGAGGCGATGACGAAAAGCTTCTCTTCGTATGCGTTTGGCGGTCGCTTCAGCGGCCTGGGCGCGGCCATGCTGGGCCAGGCCAAGCTGGGCAACTACAATTTCTCGCAGGCGATGCGCCAGCCGCCGCCGAGCACCTCGCCGAATGTCTATGCAGCGTCCGGCATCGCGCCGGGTAGCCTGCACGGTAATGGCGAAGACCGGGTTACCCTCAGCATCACGACGAAAAGCGGCGTGGAAGTCAAGCTGGCACTCGACAGCCAGGGCGACGGACTGGCCGTGAACATGACGACGAGCGGCGACCTCAGCGACGCTGAAGCCAGCGCGCTGGGCGACCTGGCAAAAGGTTTTCAGGAAGCCATTGATGGCATGGGGCGCGCCACGCCGAAAATCAAGCTGGAGGGCTTGATGCAGTTCGACCAGCAAGTGCTGGCCTCGGTGAAACTGCATGCGGAAGTCAAGGTGCGCGGCGAGCCGGAAAGCGTGCAAACCCTGGATTTCCAGGCCGACGGCGCGCAGCGCAAGGTCAGCTTCAGTGGCGAGGCCGGCAGCCTGGACCTGAAGGTCGATGCCAGCCAACTCAATACCCTGGGCAGCAAGGAACGGCAAGCCAAGGCGCTGGGCAGCTACATGAAGCAGTTCGACCAGGCGGCGTCGCGCGGCCATGGCGACGCGGGCCTGGTGGCCATGCTCAAGGACAGCTTTACAGCCCTGCACAGCAATTCCGCCGCGCCGCAGGTGGCCACGGACACGCCCGAGACGGGCAAGTGGCGCCTGGCGGCCGAGGACAAGTCCATCCTGACGGGACTGGCCGATTTCAGCGCCTCCGTGTCGCAGACCGTGAAATTCAGCAATCCCATGCGCAGTGCGGAAAAGGATGGCTTCAATTATGAAGTGTCGCAAAAGACGGCGCAGACCGGTGCCAGCCAGGATGCACGTTCGATCCGGCAGCAGCAGCAATCGAAGCT of Janthinobacterium sp. PAMC25594 contains these proteins:
- the cysC gene encoding adenylyl-sulfate kinase, yielding MGKLEQIAAAGGGAHHIFPHAGHIDKEQRGLMAGQRAATLWLTGLSGAGKSTLAYALERRLLAQGRLSCVLDGDNMRHHLNGDLGFSPRDRQENIRRGAVVARLMNDAGMMVICAFISPLRSDREMARQIIGGDDFIEAYISTPCALCEERDPKGLYKKARAGLIPAFTGISAPYEAPLAPALTLDTSTLSLEQACERLFQQLCPRFI
- a CDS encoding methyl-accepting chemotaxis protein; the encoded protein is MRFLNLTIAKRLGLGFGLVALFLLLVIALGLTSMRQIQDRMDEATKVNDVETRLAQTMDLTVTERALALRNLILLKEEKEIQIEVARIADQEKKYAAAQQKLGAMFGSLGGTSNEEKSLLEQIRTQSELAAPFIQRAAALALDQKQDDAYKLLRYEFRPVQKRWWELLRSLIAVEEKQNNEASIIAEAAYSQARLVMLSIGSLALLTSLLAAVLITRGVTRQLGCEPDEAAAIAGQIASGNLAVPIHTRAGDTHSLLYAMQSMRDSLAQIVQQVHASTETIATAAGQIAMGNLDLSSRTEQQASTLEQTASSMEELTSTVRINTDHARQANGLAESASDVATKGGAVVAQVVDTMAAIDVSARKIVDIIAVIDGIAFQTNILALNAAVEAARAGEQGRGFAVVATEVRNLAQRSAAAAREIKDLIGDSVDKVQAGNRLVEQAGSTMHEVVASVRRVTGIMSEMMSASQEQSAGIEQINMAVTQMDNVTQQNAALVEEAAAAAQAMQEQVNSLNDVVSVFRVGNMAGGREAGLRVVHRPPPPLAARRPPATAKPARPAAAKPSEIEWEQF